In Nitrospirota bacterium, the genomic window TTATTGCCCCAGATGAAAGAGGGCTCAAAACCGAGATTTGGTTATAAGCCCTGACACAGGCATTACAGAGCATCGCCCCTTCCATATAAAAGCCATCTACTTGTTTTTTGCATTTTACGCACTTCAAAGAGGGTGAGTAGCCTGCTATGTCAAGCAATCTTATCTTATAAAGCATCACTGGTGGCACGGTAGAGTGTTTTTTATCGAGCATGTGAAGTGAGGTCATCAGAAGGGAGAATGCCTTTTTATTTACCTCTGCCTCGGGCAAAAGCATAAGGGTAATTCCTGCCATCTCGGATGCATCCATTAGGTCAGAGAGATTTTCCCTTAATCCGTGAAAGGATGTAATTATGTCTGACTGAGTCAATCTGGGCAGTCTTACATCTTCTTTTCCAACGAATGCGACTTTAGAATATGTAAATGGCTCCAGAGAGCTTCCAAACCTGCTTTTTATTTTTCGGGAGCTTTTTGCAATCGCATTTATGATGCCATAATCCAGTGTAAGAAAAGTAACTATCAGGTCTGCTTCCTGAAAAGGATTATTCTTAAGGACAATAGCCTCTGTTCTACGATACAGGCTCACATGACATTGCCAAAGTCTTCTGGCTTAAGGTTTTTAAGCCATTCTTCAAGCTCATCTGTATTTTTTCTTTCTAATATCCCATCCTCGACGAATATAGGTGCACTTGACCTAAGGGCAACTGCAACTGCATCCGAGGGTCTTGAGTCAATCGGTATATCCCGTTTTCCATCGGTTAGATAAATGAGGGCATAGTATGTGTTGTCTAATATCTCTGTAACCACAATCCTCGTGACCTTTACCTTAAGGAGGTCAATGAGGTTTCTGATGAGGTCATGGGTCAGAGGCCTTGGTGTTGCCACCTTGCCCAGTGCAAGGGCTATAGAGTCTGCCTCTGGTTTTCCAATCCAGATGGGTAAAGTGTCTGAGCCATCCACTTCCTTAAGAAGTAGGATATACATGTTACTTCTCGGGTCGAATAAAAGACCCTCGACCTTCATACGAATCAACATATCACTTTAACCCCAATTCTGCTAAAGCTGTCTCATTCTTTCGCCAGTGCGGTTTGACCTTGACCCAGAGCCTGAGATAAACCT contains:
- the recO gene encoding DNA repair protein RecO produces the protein MSLYRRTEAIVLKNNPFQEADLIVTFLTLDYGIINAIAKSSRKIKSRFGSSLEPFTYSKVAFVGKEDVRLPRLTQSDIITSFHGLRENLSDLMDASEMAGITLMLLPEAEVNKKAFSLLMTSLHMLDKKHSTVPPVMLYKIRLLDIAGYSPSLKCVKCKKQVDGFYMEGAMLCNACVRAYNQISVLSPLSSGAIKLYESLRLWDIQKMSRIKPSVSMLLELKELIKTHIQYIASP
- a CDS encoding bifunctional nuclease family protein, translating into MLIRMKVEGLLFDPRSNMYILLLKEVDGSDTLPIWIGKPEADSIALALGKVATPRPLTHDLIRNLIDLLKVKVTRIVVTEILDNTYYALIYLTDGKRDIPIDSRPSDAVAVALRSSAPIFVEDGILERKNTDELEEWLKNLKPEDFGNVM